The following is a genomic window from Capnocytophaga stomatis.
ATGATGTAGGAAATAAATTATCCAATGTGAAAGTTTTTCAAAATCATAAAATGATACGACAAGAATCTTTTTTCTATCATCATTTTAGCCAAAAATACATTTCCATCATTTCAGAAGACAATCGTATAGAAAAAGAAGTTTACTGCGGCTCAGGAAAAATCATCCGAAAAGAATACTACACTTTGGGAGAAACAAATGAAGCCAAAATAATTGAGTATGAATACGATGAATCGCACGATAAACTAATAGCTGTTGAATACTCTAATAATGGAATTTTAATTGGTAATGAGAATTTTGAGTACGATGACGACAATAATCTTGTTTCGTGGAATAAATATTATAATTCTGCCGAAGATATTACAAAAGAGTTTGCTTATTACGAACAAGGGCAAAAAATAATGCACAAAATAGAGCGTTTGGACAAGGAAAATCACACTCTCTACAAAAGAAGTTTTCACTACTTTAAAAAAGAAGAAAATGTAATGGAATGCGTTGAATATAATGACGGAGAAGTGACAAAATATGAACGTACGAAAAAGAAAAAAGGAAATAAAGAAATTAAAAAACGAACCGTTTATATGTGCGTTTCGGATAACGATGATACAAACGAATTTTTCTATTTTTTAGAAAACGTTGACTATGAAAATGGAGTTGTAATTAGACAATGTACTCAAAAATTCGATGCCGAAAACCGTCTTGTAGAACGCAAAATTACTGAACAAAACGGAGATTATTACTTGGTAACCTATCACAGAGGAAATCCGTCGGAACGTAAAAGAGCCGCCTACAATTCAGATGGACAAATGATTAGCACCGAAATGATTGAAAAATATCTGGAAACCTACGATGATACAGGAAACTTGATTAAAAAAACGCGTACCAAAACCGATGGCATCACCACTTCTATTGAAGAAAAACATATCGAATATTATCCGTCGGAATCGTAATTTTGTTCCAAAATCCACAATCCTTAAATTTTTTAACACGATTTTAATATTTATATTATTTTTTATATTTTAGCATCTCAAGATTTGTTTTTATCTGTTTTCATTTGAGGTTTGCCAGAATCTAACCAAATGAATAGAGCAAAACAAGTACTGTGTTCTTTTTCTGATAAATTTAAAAAAATAAATCTATGCTGTGTTTTGGCATAACTATAATTTAATTTTGCATCGAAAAACAATAATAATTGGAATACAATAGTATGAAAGTTTACGCACATTTTTTTGAAGAGAAAGGAGAAAAAGAAGTTCAATATCGATGGAGAACACTATTGCAATTCGGTGATTCTTGGGAAATTATCGGTTCGGTGGTGATGAAAAACCCAGGTAGTGCCGAATCAAAGTTAGTAGTCCGCGATTAGAAAATCCTTGCACAACTAAATAAATTTGATGCCACCGAAAAATGGTACGAATTTACGGCTGACAATACGATGCAAAACATTGAAAAATTGTTTAAAGAATATTCAAAATTCAACAATTCTGATTTTAAAGGTGTTATCCAAATTTTTAATCTGTTTAATGTTAGAGAAGCCGATTTAGATGAAGCCTTAAAAATTGCTCAAAATGTTAAAAATCAGCTGTTTTACCAAACTACCGATGACGATTTGAACAACTTAAAAGCTCCCATTTATTTGGGCTGGGGAGGTTTAGGAAACGATAAACAATTCAAACCCATTGCCGTAAAATTCTTTGAAAAAGCAAAGTCGTTGAATCAGAATTATTTATATGATGATTTTAACGAAAATAGTTTTTATCATCCGCTGTATTTGATAGGGAGAGGAAAATATAAACCAAAATCAATATACTTGAAATCTTGTTTTTTAGAGAATACAACGCAACCTAAAAATATGGAAGACTTTAATTTTCAGCCAAATATCAATCCGAAAAATATTTTCAATCTATTGAAAGAAAATTTTAAGGATTCAACCATTTTGGAAGAAAATAAAACAACAATCCGCATTCCTTTTCCTAATGTTAGTAAATTACAACTAACTATAACACAGAGTGGTAAAGGAAGTATCGGTGTTCGTCATACGGATTTTAATCCAAAAGAAAACTATTCAAAAAAAGAATATTATGAGCAAGATAGTTTTTCAGAAATTTTGAGTGAGTTTGGATATACTTCAGCCGTTACTTGGCTTGGACAAAAGAATTTTAAGGATTTTGACGGTTTTTCGGACGATGAAATCGCTGAGGAAATCATCAACGAGATAGAAAATTTAAAAACTAAATTTCAGCAAGTAAAATAAAAACCCTAAAGGCAGAAAAATAAAAATTTCTGCCTTTATTTTTCTAAACCCCAACGATATGCTTTTTGAGTATAAAAACCATAAAATATTTGCTTTTTCCGACACACACGGAATGCATCACAAGTTAGAAATTCCAGAAAACATTGATATTCTGATTTGTGCAGGAGATGGCATACAAGGATTTTCCGAGAAAGAATTTCCACATTTTTTAAGATGGTACGCCTCGATTCCTGCCAAATTACGACTGTTTGTAGCCGGAAATCACGAAATTTTCTTCGATTTGTACCCGCAACGAGCCAAAAGTTTTATTCCGCCTGAAATCACATTACTTGAAAATCAAGAAATTGAGTTTGATGGAATTCGCTTTTGTTCGGTAGTGGCACGTCCGTATTTGAAAAATGAGGTAAAAATCCCTGAAAATGTAGATTTTTTAATCACGCACGCTCCCATAAAAGGAATTTTAGATGATGATATTGGTTGTCCTAATTTGCGTACACTCGTTACTGAATCCGCCCCTAAGTATCACATTTTCGGGCATATACATCGACAAGGATTGCAACAATGGCAAGGAGAAAAAACAATTTTCTGTAATGTTTCATATTTTAATCATTTGCAAAATACTTATAATCAATATTTAACAAAAAATGTGTCTAATTTTTTTCAAAAATAATTTAGATACGCAATAATTTCGCATATCAGTCATTTAATTTTGCCTTAAAAAGGAAATGATATGATTGCAAACATTTTACAGAATAATAAGAATTTATACATTTACGACCAAAACGACCAGCTGTCGGCAAAAATAACGCTTGACGAAAGTGATTTTTTAGGAGTAGGTACGGATTTTTTCGTGTTAAAAAAAACGTACACAATGCTTACGGAAGACAATCAAGTTTATGAAATGTACGACAAATTTGGGAAGACGCTTGGTTCGATTCTTTATGACAAAGCTTTTGTTTTTAAATCGGTTATCGGTACAAATATCAATTTCCAAAGAGGAAATAAAATGGAAAGTTATGACAAATTCGGAAACTTAAAAAATGTTAAATATTTTAGCCGTATCGAATAATTTGTTTAATCAATCTAAACAATATGAAAATAAAATCAGAAAAAGAAATGTTCTACAAAGGTGTTGAAAATCAAGGCAAAGTAGAAAAAGACGAATATATAGGAAACCAAGAAAGACTTTACAATGAGCAAGGAAATCTGCTCAAAGAAACGTTTTATTATCCTGACGGAACCATTGAAGAAATAAAAGACCATTTGTATGACGCACACGGACGGTTGGTAGAAGAAAATATATATAAAGAAGATGTATATGAAGAAAATGCAGCATATTACATAGAAAATAATGAGCATATTCATAACAAAGCCACCTATCTGTATGATGCCCACGGAAATCTGATTGAAGAATGCCGCTATTTTTATCGTAAAGAAAAGGTAGATGGAAAAACGATTTACAATAAAGATAAATTTTCCAAATCGATGTCTATTTATAATACTAACGGAAATTTATTGATTAAGTATAAAAAATCAGAATTTAATTCCGAAGAAGGTTTTGATTCCAAAGATATTTATACTTACGATAATAAAGGCAATAAGATACAAAGCGATTGGTATTGGAGAGAAAAATTACACGCTATTACAACCTATTTATATGATGAGCAAGGGAATTTATCAGAGCACAAATGGCACAGCACAGACGAAGAAATAAGTATATCTTCCTATTCCTACTTTTATAACCCTGAAACCAACTTAACCGAAATAACAACATTTAGTAATGGTGATAAAGCTGAAATAATCCACAAAGATGCGGAAGGGAATGTAGTGTTGTCTTCTCATTTTTATTTGTATCAAGAACCCAAAGGAATATTGTCAGATAGAAAAATAATCAAAGAGGATTTTGAAGAATATTGCATTTATGACAACAATGGGAATTTATCCAGAAGATGCATCAAAAGATATGATAACAAAGGATATTGTGTTGAATATAAATGTTTTATTTATGAAAGGTATAGCGTAAAAGAAGATGATGAAACTCCGCAAGGCTATTTATTGGAAAGTGATGTCTGCCAAAATACTTATGACGAAAACGGAAATCTTATTCATCAAATCCGATATATCGAATATTTTTATGAAGAACAAACCAAGGAAATTATCATTACGGAATTTATCAGAGAATATTACTAGAAACATAACAAAATGAAAGAAAAAGCAGGATAAAATCAGACACTTACAAAATTGTCTGTTAGGCACTTATGCTGATATCCGGATTTAAGGAATATGCTGGCAACAAAACCGAAGAATTTGCCAATCAAATTCTTAAAAAAATTCAAAAATTACAAACTGTCAAAATAAGAGAATTATTTAAAGAAATCAACGAAGAATGTAAAGCACAGTAAATCAAACAAAAACCTACTTAAAATTCAAGTAGGTTTTTTATTTTTTACCCCTATACCATTATTTCGCATACATTTAATTTATCTTTGCCAAAAAAAATAAATATGAAACGAACAACAGCAAAAGAGAGCACCTCCCGTTTATTTAATCGTTATATATGGTTAATCGATTTAATCACTCGAAAACAAGAAATTACGTATGAAGAAATCAATAATCATTGGTTGCGTTCGCCTCTGAATGAAGATGAAAAGGATTTTCCCTTACGCACTTTTCATAATCATCGGGAAGCCATCGCACAAATGTTTGATATTGATATTGAGTGCGATACAAAAAATGGTTATAAATATTACATCCCTCGAATGGAAGATATTGCCCAAAATACACTCCGAAGTTGGCTTTTAAACACATTCACTGTGGGAAATCTGTTACAAGAAAAAAAATCGTTGCACCATCGGATTTTACTCGAAAACGTGCCATCAGGAAGAGAATTTTTGGGGCAAATTGTCGAGGCAATGAAAGAGAACTTAAAGCTGATAATCACACACCAAAGCTTCTTTTCCGACAGCCCTTCGCAGGTAGTTATTCATCCGTATTGTATCAAAATTTTCAAACAGCGTTGGTATGTAATCGCTCACAAGGAGACTGACAATGCCTTACGAATTTACGCTCTCGACCGCATTAAAGAATTGAAAATCACGAACGAAACCTTCGAAATTCCGAATGATTTTGAAGCAGATACACTTTTTGAAAACAATTTCGGAATTATCATTGATGATAGCGTCAAACTTGAAAAAATAACTCTTAAAGTCAAATATTATACAGCTAAATATCTCAATTCCTTGCCTTTACATCATTCACAGAAAGAAATCAAAACCGAAGGCGAGTACACTTTTTTTGAATATTTCCTACGTCCTACATTTGATTTCCGACAAGAAATTCTCTCGCACGGAGCTGAAATTGAAGTACTTTCCCCAGAATCATTTCGTAATGAAATCAAAGAAATCGTAAGCCAAATGCAAGGGTTCTATAAGTAGTTTTTGCTTGTGCTACGGTTTGGCATAGTGTAGGTTTAATTTTGCCCTTGAAAATAATCAGGGTAAAAATATGACACGAGAATTTAAAGACACCGATTTTGTAATCATATCGGACATTGGGTTCAAAAAAGCCTTGGCGGCGTTGGGGATTATTGCCGATGAAAAAAGCGAAATCACTCATCTTGAAGCCAAAGCCTACACAGGGAAAATGAATATCAGCGGATTTGACATCGAAAATCTTTCTGAAATAGTGGCTTTCGAGAATATAACGGAATTGGATTGCTCTAATAACGCACTCAAATCGTTGGATTTAAGTCGGAATAAGGCACTGAAAACCTTAGATGTTTCGGATAATGATTTGGAAATGTTAGATTTAGTCAATACTCCATTTTTGGAACGATTAGATTGTTTCGGAAATCTATTGAAAGACTTGGATTTAAGTCAAAACACCGCCTTAAAGCATTTGGATTGCAGTGATAACAGACTGGAAATGTTGGATTTATCAAAAAACATACAATTAGAAAGTTTAGAATGCAGGTGGAACGTATTAAAATCCTTGGGCTGGAAACACATTGATAGGTTGCAAAATTTTAATTTCGACATCAACCTCCAACGCAAAACAAAGAAACGCAAAGCGAGAATTGGCGAAAGTAAAGTGTTTCAATCAGAGGAATTTAGCATCTTTTTAGAAGGTTTATTAAAAAGCATTAAGCGGATAGACAAAAAAGGGTCGTTATCGTATAATTCTCAAAAAATGATGATTTACAGAGGAGAAATCGCTTGGCTCAATCTGAAAGATACATTTTTTGTCAGATTACTAAACGATGTCTTAAAGAGCGATAAGCTGGAAAAACATCTCAAAAAAGTGATAGCTTATACCTTTGAGCAGATGGAAAAATATGAGGTTGATTATACCTTATTTTTTACGAAATCTCTTCGTTATAAGGGGTGTTGTTTTGGTAGGACTAAAAAAATAGCAATCGTATTGACATACGGAAGGAGTAATTTTTATTACAATTTGGCAGATGTGAAAAATACCATTTTACACGAGATTGCCCACGCTATTGTAGGGGTTGGATACGGACATCGAAAGGAATGGCAGGACAAGGCACGGGAAATGGGCGTTACTTGGACAAGAAAATATCGGGAGTGATTTTTGCATAGCTCTATCTTCCAAGTGGTTTCGTAAAAAAATCGTAAGCCAAATGCAGGGGTTTTATAAGTAATTTTTGGCTGTATCACGATTTGATACACTTGTATTTTAATTTTGCTTTCGTTAATGCAACCTGCGGATTTTTTGAGCGTTGTTATTGATAGTTTTGTTGTTTTTTCGTATTTTAGCCTCCGCTAACAAAAACGAAAAATATAAGAAACACGAAACGTTAAAAATATCGCATAACTTACTGACAATTATTTTATTCGGTTAAATTCGGCAAAAATTAAAGCGAGATGAAAAGTAATTGGTAAGTGTTTGCTCCCTTCGAGGGACGCAGGCTGTTTTACCTATTTTCATCTCAGGCTTTTGCCGAAGCCCAACCGAAAAAATACGGAAAATAAGTGCTGTGTCCTTTTTTATTTCTTCAGCATTGAGGGGATTATAACAAAAAAATATATAATTAAATTAGATAATAATATGAACGGAACTGAAAAATTAATCGATTTATTTGAAAATCAAGAAAAATTCATTGAATTTTTTATCAAAAATTGTTACTTTATGCCTGTAAAATCAGTGCAGGATAGAGCAACAGAGATGTTAGAAACCATAAAATCGGGAGGTAAATTACCTATTCGATACGGAAAAAAGTTAAATGCCAACTACAAAGTAGATGGAGCAAAAGCCTTAGATAAAAAAGATAAAAAAGCTATCACCGAGTTTGCTGATAAAGGAAATCTACGTTTTAATGAGAAAAACATTTTTGTTAGTATAGACCCAACGGGTAATCAAGCTGCTGTAAACGCTATTTACCAAGCAACAAAACATTTGGTAAGTACATCAAAAAGTACGATTATCAACTTTACAATTTCTCACATTTGGGAAGGTACAACCAATAACCCTTTATTTTTCAGTTCGTTATGGAATGTAGTAATTATTCCTAACTTCTTGAATTACATAATGGATAAGCCTAAAAATCAGCATTCAATAAATGAAGATATACAAGAAACGATGAAAGCGATTTGTTACAGATTGTATAATCCAAACGACATTATGAAATCCTATGTTCAAATTGAACAGCCCAAAGAGGAATTTTTAAAACGAGCAGATGAAGCCATTAAAGAGAATTGGATTAAATATCTACCTGAAAATTCGGAAGTTATCTCTGAAACAGAAGAAATCGTAGAGGAAGAAAAAGAACTCGCCACTGTTAAAGATTTAAACATTTTTGATGATAACGATTTTGAAAAGAAACTTGATGTAATTAACAATCTGAACAATAAGGAGTTTATTTTCAATCTTTTGAATCTTTCTGTTGAATATGAAATTTTTGATAAATTGTTCCCTATTTTGATTGATGAATATTTATGTAAGGAATATTTTATGCAGAATTATCCTGTTTTAGTGGATTCTAAAAAGAATGTTGATAAACTTCGATATTATAACAAAAACCTATTTGAATATAAAGGAAAAAGCTATTATGTAACGAATGACTGGTACAAAAATACGAGTAAAAATGCACGAAAAAACAGAACTCCATTTATTTCAATGATTCGAGAAATGATACAAGAATCTTAATCATATTCACCCCAAAAAACACGGATTTCCCTCCGTGTTTTTTTATATAAAATCTTACACCTGTATCAAAATATGATACACTTACTTCCTAATTTTGCTCTTGAAAATAAGAAGTAGTCTATGAAAATATATGTTTTAAATCAGGAGCGAAACACTCTAATAAAATGGCTTGACCATTCGTCAAATATTATTGATATGCAAAAAGATACATTCTTAAAAGATGTCATTATCATTGGGGAATGTGCCTTTTTAGATTGCATTAGATTAGAAGAAGTCATCTTACCTGATAAACTTACCACCATCAAACACGGAGCATTTTTGGGCTGCCAAAAACTAAGTAAAATTCACATTCCTGATAGCGTTACTCAGTGGGAGTTTTCGGCTTTTTTATGTTGTGAAAGTTTAGATTTTTCTAGACTTCCTAAACGAATTATCGAAACAAAATTAAATCAAGCTATTGATATGCCCGATTTTATAGAACGTTTATTGTACGAACGAATCAATTTCTGAAAAAACTTTTTTATGTATCACAATCTGAGATACTTGTCCATTAATTTTGCATTTGAAAATAGTAAAAAATATTTTATGAAATACAAATCTTTAAAAATCAAAATGTTATTAAATCATTTGGATTCAAGTAATCAAATGACATTACCTAACTTAATGTTGCAAATCTATATGAAATCAAAAAACTCTGAGTTAAGCGATAAGTTTTTTGAAGAACAAGCTTCTTACATCGATTTTGTATGCAAAAAACTTAATATTTCTCCTGTACAAGCCGTTCTCCTATCCATTTTTATGATAGAGAAAGATAAGGTTAAACTCACTGATATAAGAAATTTTTTAGGATTTTATTTATTTTTTTTCGATGAATTAGATGATTTAATAAATCGAAAATTCATACGTTGCCACAAAACAAATGATGAATATATAGGTATTATCAATTCACAGGCTGAAAAGGCAATCGCTAACGATGAAGCCTTCTCCCCAACAGATTATTCAAATAGTTCATTGCACGACTTTTTCGAACTTCTGAAAATGATATTTACCGAAAGTTACACTTTTGACGAATCAAACGAAGAAGTAAAACTTTTTATAGAAAACAATTCGCAACTGAATTCTGTACAATACCTTAAAAATCAGAATCTTTCAGAAGCAGAACAAATCTTATTCTTGTATTTTGTATATTTTTTTATTATCGAAAACAAAGCTGTTTTTGTTTTGTCTGAGGTGAAAAATCACGAAGTTTTTAATTCTTCAATAGATACAATTCTCTTGTTGAGCAATCTTGAAGCAAGCAAATTGGTTAAAAATGATATGGTTGAAAGAATAGTAGAAAAGCAAATTTACAAAATTAAAAAATCAATCTTAAAAAGGTTTCTGTCGTAATTTTTAACTTGCAAAAGCCAACGAAAGTACGGATAATTTCCGTACTTTTGCTTTTCGGGTAAACTCGATTTTTTTATGAAACAAGATGCATTAAATAAACAGATTTGGCTGATTGACACTATTTTAGAACGAGATGGAATTACGCTCAAAGAGATAAAAGAAAAATGGTTGAAAAGTTATTTAAACGATGAAAAAAAGGACTTTGATAGAAGTACTTTCAACCGATACAGAAATACCATTGAAGATATTTTTGGAATTTCAATTATACAACAAAGTAACAAATATTATATTGATAATAAAGAAGATATAAAAAAAGATACACTAAAAAAATGGATACTCAACAGCTTTACCATTAGTAATTTTTTACAAGAGTGGAAACCTTTATATCATCGTATTTCATTAGAGGATATTCCTTCGGGTCGTGAATATTTAAGAGATATAATGGAAGCAATGAAGCAAAATGAACAAATTTCCATTTCATATCAACGTTTTCAAAACGATGTTACAAAACACTATGTATTAGCTCCTTATGGAGTGAAGATTTTTAAACAACGCTGGTATGTAGTTGGTTTTTGTAGTGAATTGAAAGACATTCGTATCTTTGGTCTTGATCGAATTTTAAAACTACAACGTACTACCGAAAAATTTAAGTTCCCAACAGATTTCAATCTTGAAATTTTTTTCAGTTCAAGTTTTGGTGTCTTTACCGATAAACAAATTGAAAAAATTATTATAAAAGCCAACGAAGAAAAAACTAAATACCTCAATTCCTTGCCTTTACATCATTCACAAAAAGAAATCAAAACCGAAGGTGAGTACACTTTTTTCGAATATTTCTTGCGACCGACTTATGATTTCCGACAAGAAATTCTCTCCCACGGAGCTGAAATTGAGATTATTTCGCCAATTTGGTTTCGCGAGGAAATCAAAAAAATTGTTATAAATTTACACCAAATGTATTTGTAATTATTTTGTATTTTTGCGACTAATATTTTTACATTTATGTACCTAATTTTCGATACCGAAACCACCGGATTACCAAAAAGATGGGATGCACCAATCACAGATTCAGACAATTGGCCTCGGGCTGTGCAAATTGCTTGGCAACTGCACGACCGCCACGGGAAGCTCATCGAGCATAAAGATTTTTTGATTGCTCCCGATGATTTTAACATTCCGTACGATGCCGAAAAAGTACACGGAATATCCACCGAATTGGCTCAACAACAAGGAGTTTCAATTCACGAGGTATTCACGCAATTTAACGAAGCGTTACAAAAATCGGCTTACGTGGTGGGACAAAACATCGGTTTTGACATCAATATTATGGGGGCGGAATTCCATCGTTATGGTGTGGAAAGTCCGCTTACCACGCTTCCTGTTTTGGATACGTGTACCGAAATTACGGCCGAACTTTGTAAAATACCCGGAGGTCGTGGCGGACGATTTAAACTCCCTACACTCACTGAGTTACACGAATTTCTATTCCAAGAACCTTTTGCCGAAGCCCACAACGCCACTGCCGACGTAGAAGCCACCACGCGTTGTTTTTTCGAACTGATACGCATCGGGGAAGGCTTTGAATCGAAGGATATTAGCACGGAGTATATCTCTGAATTTCAGCAATATAACCCAACTCAAATTCAACCTATTGGGCTGAAACATATCAACCTGAAAAAGGCTTCGGAGGAAATCCGTAAAGAAATTCAAAAGCAATCGGGAAGCGGATTAAGCCAGCAAGAAATCGATGCAAATATCGCTTTGTTGGAAAACGCACCATTTGCTCATTTACACAACCACACACAATTCTCTGTTTTACAAGCAACTACATCCATTCAAAGTTTAGTTAAAAAAACCATTCAGGAAAAAATGCCTGCTGTTGCAATGACCGACAGCGGAAATATGATGGGGGCTTTTCACTTCATCAAGGAAGTTTTGGGACACAACAAATCCGCCAAGGCAAAAAATGATGAAGCCCTCGAAAAAGGCGAAATTCCTACAGAAATTGAGATAAAACCCATCGTAGGTTGTGAATTCAACATTTGTGAAAACCATTTGGATAAGAGTCATCAAGACAATGGTTACCAAGTTGTTATGCTTGCAAAAAACAAAAATGGTTATCATAATTTGGCTAAAATGGCTTCCATTGCCTATACCGACGGATTTTATTATGTGCCACGAATTGATAAAAATATCGTTGAAAAATATAAAAACGACCTGATTGTATTAACTGGCGGAATGAATGGCGAAGTGCCTTCCAAAGTGCTGAATATCGGTGAAAAACAAGCTGAAATCGCCTTACTTTGGTGGAAAAATCTTTTCGGTGATGACCTTTACATCGAATTGATGCGTCACCAACAGGAAGATGAAAATCGTGTCAATCAAGTACTTATAGAACTTGCCAAAAGGCATCAAGTAAAGCTTGTAGCCACCAATAACACTTTCTATATCAATCAGAAAGATGCCAATGCACACGATATTTTGCTGTGCGTTAAAGACGGAGAAAAACAGGCAACTCCTATCGGAAGAGGTCGCGGATATCGTTTTGGGATGCCCAATCAGGAATATTATTACAAATCCGCCGAGCAAATGAAAACTTTGTTTAAGGATGTTCCTGAAGCCATCTTAAATATTCAAGAAATCATCGATAAAATTGAAATTTATAACTTGGCTCGTGAGGTTTTATTGCCAAAATTTCAAATTCCGAACGAATTTTTGGTAGAAGACGATCCCGACGGAAAAAAAGGAGAAAACAAATATCTCAGAAATCTGACTTATCTTGGAGCAGAAAAACGTTACGAACTACCTCTTTCTGAAGAAGTTATCGAACGATTGGATTTTGAGCTGATG
Proteins encoded in this region:
- a CDS encoding leucine-rich repeat protein — translated: MKIYVLNQERNTLIKWLDHSSNIIDMQKDTFLKDVIIIGECAFLDCIRLEEVILPDKLTTIKHGAFLGCQKLSKIHIPDSVTQWEFSAFLCCESLDFSRLPKRIIETKLNQAIDMPDFIERLLYERINF
- a CDS encoding helix-turn-helix transcriptional regulator, coding for MKRTTAKESTSRLFNRYIWLIDLITRKQEITYEEINNHWLRSPLNEDEKDFPLRTFHNHREAIAQMFDIDIECDTKNGYKYYIPRMEDIAQNTLRSWLLNTFTVGNLLQEKKSLHHRILLENVPSGREFLGQIVEAMKENLKLIITHQSFFSDSPSQVVIHPYCIKIFKQRWYVIAHKETDNALRIYALDRIKELKITNETFEIPNDFEADTLFENNFGIIIDDSVKLEKITLKVKYYTAKYLNSLPLHHSQKEIKTEGEYTFFEYFLRPTFDFRQEILSHGAEIEVLSPESFRNEIKEIVSQMQGFYK
- a CDS encoding metallophosphoesterase family protein, whose product is MLFEYKNHKIFAFSDTHGMHHKLEIPENIDILICAGDGIQGFSEKEFPHFLRWYASIPAKLRLFVAGNHEIFFDLYPQRAKSFIPPEITLLENQEIEFDGIRFCSVVARPYLKNEVKIPENVDFLITHAPIKGILDDDIGCPNLRTLVTESAPKYHIFGHIHRQGLQQWQGEKTIFCNVSYFNHLQNTYNQYLTKNVSNFFQK
- a CDS encoding WYL domain-containing protein is translated as MKQDALNKQIWLIDTILERDGITLKEIKEKWLKSYLNDEKKDFDRSTFNRYRNTIEDIFGISIIQQSNKYYIDNKEDIKKDTLKKWILNSFTISNFLQEWKPLYHRISLEDIPSGREYLRDIMEAMKQNEQISISYQRFQNDVTKHYVLAPYGVKIFKQRWYVVGFCSELKDIRIFGLDRILKLQRTTEKFKFPTDFNLEIFFSSSFGVFTDKQIEKIIIKANEEKTKYLNSLPLHHSQKEIKTEGEYTFFEYFLRPTYDFRQEILSHGAEIEIISPIWFREEIKKIVINLHQMYL